A genome region from Panicum virgatum strain AP13 chromosome 4K, P.virgatum_v5, whole genome shotgun sequence includes the following:
- the LOC120704280 gene encoding mitochondrial intermediate peptidase, mitochondrial-like yields the protein MLSRAAAIRRGAAAAFSTVSEKPETGLYGFYVLRTAKGFRRFVDDAIERSDELVAHVAGLPSAPEIVRAMDEISNTVCSVIDSAELCRNTHPDREFVEEADKASMRIYEHLQYLNTNTTLYNAILKAEGESVLLTEEARRAATTLRIDFEKGGIHLPEDKLERANQLNLEIAQLGRKFSENVMDKPGFVDVYPASRVPRNLRHHFQSVYRFNSGSFEKQSNQFGNAKQKGLRIVTDSENLSSALRCISDEEVRKQVYIVGNSEPRENIGVLNELIDARDELAKIMGCKSYADFAIRPNMAASADVVMSFLGDLSNIVRHKADEEFKAIQDFKRRICYEKSADLEPWDEDYFIGMMKSSLNNLDASVIAKYFPLSQCLKGLNVLVESLFGATFHQIPMRDGESWHPDVIKLSLRHPDEGDLGFMYLDLYSRKGKYPGCAHFAVQGGRRLSDSNYQLPIIALVCNFSNSSGITARLNHGDVETLFHEFGHALHSLLSRTEYQHFSGTRVALDVAEIPSNLFECYAWDYRVLKTFALDETTGDAIPEKLVKALNASRNMFPATELQRQIFYSIMDLTLFGEQASKPMDTISTVADLRRKHTSWKCAEGTHWHTRFTHLINYGAGYYSYLYARCFATTIWQEICQDDPLSCSAGSAIRDKFLRYGGSKDPSSLLKDFAGDAIIRNSGGGIIPDISSLCKEIGL from the exons ATGCtctctcgcgccgccgccatccgccgcGGCGCTGCGGCTGCGTTCTCCACGGTGTCGGAGAAGCCGGAGACGGGACTGTATGGCTTCTACGTTCTGCGCACGGCGAAGGGGTTCCGCCGCTTCGTCGACGACGCCATCGAGCG GTCGGACGAGCTCGTCGCACACGTCGCGGGGTTGCCGTCGGCCCCTGAGATTGTCCGTGCCATGGACGAGATTTCCAATACC GTTTGCTCGGTCATTGATTCGGCGGAGCTGTGCAGGAACACTCACCCTGATAG GGAATTTGTGGAGGAGGCAGATAAGGCGTCAATGAGGATTTATGAGCATCTTCAG TACCTGAATACAAACACTACTTTGTACAATGCTATACTAAAAGCTGAGGGTGAAAGTGTCCTGCTCACAGAGGAAGCTAGAAGAGCGGCAACTACCTTGCGTATTGACTTTGAAAAGGGAGGGATTCATCTTCCTGAAG ATAAACTTGAGCGTGCTAATCAGCTGAACCTTGAGATTGCCCAGCTGGGTAGAAA GTTCAGTGAAAACGTAATGGACAAACCAGGTTTTGTGGATGTATACCCAGCTTCACGGGTCCCAAGAAACCTGCGGCACCATTTCCAGTCTGTTTaccgatttaattctggaagtTTTGAGAAGCAAAGCAACCAGTTTGGCAATGCAAAGCAGAAGGGTCTAAGGATTGTAACAGACTCGGAAAATCTATCATCAGCACTAAGATGTATTTCTGATGAGGAA GTCAGGAAACAGGTATACATTGTTGGGAACTCTGAACCTCGAGAAAATATTGGTGTTCTTAATGAACTTATAGATGCTCGTGATGAGCTTGCAAAG ATTATGGGATGCAAATCGTATGCTGACTTTGCTATTCGTCCGAACATGGCTGCATCAGCTGATGTAGTTATGTCATTTCTCGGAGATTTGAGTAACATTGTTAGGCATAAAGCTGATGAG GAATTTAAGGCTATACAGGATTTCAAGAGAAGAATATGTTATGAAAAGAGTGCTGATCTTGAACCCTGGGATGAAGATTACTTCATTGGAATGATGAAATCTTCTTTAAACAACCTGGATGCTTCC GTCATTGCAAAATACTTTCCCTTGTCACAATGCCTAAAAGGTCTGAATGTGCTGGTTGAATCATTATTTGGTGCCACATTCCATCAAATTCCTATGAGGGATGGAGAGTCATGGCATCCAGATGTGATAAAGCTCTCACTCCGTCATCCTGATGAG GGTGATTTAGGATTCATGTATCTTGATCTCTACTCCAGGAAGGGTAAATATCCAGGATGTGCTCATTTTGCTGTCCAAGGAGGGCGGAGATTATCGGACTCAAATTACCAACTTCCG ATCATCGCCTTAGTTTGCAACTTCTCAAATTCTAGTGGAATAACTGCAAGGCTTAACCATGGGGAtgttgaaactctttttcatgagtttggGCACGCCCTTCATTCTCTGCTATCAAGAACG GAATATCAGCATTTCTCTGGTACTAGGGTTGCTCTTGATGTAGCTGAAATTCCCTCAAACCTCTTTGA ATGTTATGCGTGGGACTATCGTGTCCTGAAGACATTTGCTCTAGATGAAACAACTGGAGATGCAATACCAGAAAAGCTGGTAAAGGCGCTAAATGCTTCTCGGAATATGTTTCCTGCTACTGAGCTCCAGCGGCAG ATCTTCTACTCTATAATGGACCTAACCTTGTTTGGGGAGCAAGCATCCAAGCCTATGGACACAATTTCCACTGTTGCTGATTTGAGAAGGAAGCACACGAGTTGGAAATGTGCAGAAGGCACACACTGGCATACCCGGTTTACCCATCTCATAAACTATGGTGCTG GCTACTATAGCTACCTCTATGCTCGGTGTTTTGCCACAACAATCTGGCAGGAAATATGCCAAGATGATCCATTGTCCTGCAGTGCAGGCAGTGCCATTAGGGATAAATTCTTGCGGTATGGCGGGTCAAAGGACCCATCATCCTTGCTAAAGGATTTCGCAGGTGATGCCATCATTAGAAACTCTGGTGGCGGAATAATCCCTGACATTAGTTCCTTATGCAAAGAAATTGGTTTGTGA
- the LOC120704281 gene encoding probable serine/threonine-protein kinase At1g09600, translating into MAREIRILQRLDHPNVIRLDGIATSRMHRSIYLVFEFMYSDLTKLIARPGQRLTEPQIKRYMQQLLAGLQHCHDRGILHRDIKGSNLLIDRHGVLKIGDFGLANYYGPGRRRPLTSRVVTLWYRAPELLLGSTDYGVGIDLWSAGCLLAEMFFGKPLLRASTEVEQLFKIFSLCGSPPDDYWRKMKLSPTFKPPKAYKPTTAERFRELPPPAVGLLATLLALDPAARGTAGQALESSFFRTPPLPCDLSSLPVVYKEEVADPAASHGGRKPKQRQRSQRRKDRDSKQKAEEQQSEINTDSPNKEEDKVIETANSGQESDGAVIKEPLDITINIASYSYSTIPGRVSVSPDQGLPQQEASPAAPQDQQKLPEAQTLHRSGSDDDHENRQRIAAPDDEEEADGEPLLGSGNGSGTVSRSPECRSAAFMTDFEAAAAALRGSEELPPKQYVLVDHV; encoded by the exons ATGGCGCGGGAGATCCGGATCCTGCAGCGGCTCGACCACCCCAACGTCATCCGCCTCGACGGCATCGCCACCTCCCGGATGCACCGCAGCATCTACCTCGTCTTCGAGTTCATGTACTCCGACCTCACCAAGCTCATCGCGCGCCCCGGCCAGCGCCTCACCGAGCCCCAG ATCAAGAGGTACATGCAGCAGCTGCTGGCGGGGCTGCAGCACTGCCACGACCGCGGCATCCTGCACCGCGACATCAAGGGCTCCAACCTGCTCATCGACCGCCACGGCGTGCTCAAGATCGGCGACTTCGGCCTCGCCAACTACTAcgggcccggccgccgccgcccgctcaccAGCCGCGTGGTCACGCTCTGGTACCGCGCCCCGGAGCTGCTGCTGGGCTCCACCGACTACGGCGTCGGCATCGACCTCTGGAGCGCCGGCTGCCTCCTCGCCGAGATGTTCTTCGGCAAGCCCCTCCTGCGTGCCTCCACCGAG GTGGAGCAGCTGTTCAAGATCTTCAGCCTGTGCGGGTCGCCGCCGGACGATTACTGGCGGAAGATGAAGCTGTCCCCGACGTTCAAGCCCCCCAAGGCGTACAAGCCCACGACGGCCGAGAGGTTCcgcgagctgccgccgccggccgtcggccTACTCGCCACGCTCCTCGCCCTCGACCCCGCCGCCCGCGGCACCGCCGGACAGGCCCTGGAGAGCAGC TTCTTCAGGAccccgccgctgccgtgcgacCTCTCGTCGCTCCCCGTCGTGTACAAGGAGGAGGTCGCCGACCCTGCTGCTTCTCACGGCGGAAGGAA GCCCAAGCAGAGACAGCGCTCGCAGAGACGGAAGGACAGGGACAGCAAGCAGAAAGCTGAGGAGCAGCAGTCAGAGATCAACACCGATTCTCCCAACAAAGAG GAGGACAAAGTAATCGAGACAGCGAATTCAGGCCAAGAATCAGACGGCGCAGTGATCAAAGAGCCATTGGACATCACCATCAACATTGCTTCATACTCATACAGCACAATCCCAGGACGGGTTTCAGTTAGTCCGGATCAGGGACTACCACAACAGGAAGCCTCACCTGCTGCACCTCAGGATCAGCAGAAGCTGCCAGAGGCACAGACCTTGCACCGCTCAGGTAGCGACGACGATCACGAGAACCGCCAGCGGATTGCGGCTcctgacgacgaggaggaggccgatgGTGAGCCGCTGTTGGGCAGCGGCAACGGCAGCGGCACTGTGAGCCGCAGCCCGGAGTGCAGATCGGCTGCTTTCATGACAGACTTcgaggcggccgcggcagccCTGCGCGGATCGGAAGAactccctcccaagcagtacgTTCTTGTGGATCATGTGTAG
- the LOC120704282 gene encoding uncharacterized protein LOC120704282 — protein sequence MEKCRSVPHEHSSAYYGCGGGYDYEDGGGGGGGGGGGQGKSYSFNGPTARDDPEAKRRRRVAAYNVFATQGRIKTTVRSSVKWLKSKFSDIRYGGL from the coding sequence ATGGAGAAGTGCAGGTCGGTGCCGCACGAGCACTCGTCGGCGTActacggctgcggcggcgggtacgactacgaggacggcggcggcggcggcggcggcggcggcggcgggcagggcaAGTCGTACAGCTTCAACGGGCCGACCGCCCGCGACGACCCGGAGGCGAAGCGCaggcggcgggtggcggcgtaCAACGTCTTCGCCACGCAGGGCCGGATCAAGACCACCGTCCGCAGCAGCGTCAAGTGGCTCAAGTCCAAGTTCTCCGACATCCGCTACGGTGGCCTCTGA